Proteins encoded together in one Bombus affinis isolate iyBomAffi1 chromosome 2, iyBomAffi1.2, whole genome shotgun sequence window:
- the LOC126929024 gene encoding katanin p60 ATPase-containing subunit A-like 2 isoform X1, whose protein sequence is MKFQKYPILCKKITEKEIKTREMTNANKVKETRSESVKGRNVQQKMTGDATDDINLAMTVTPIFANESDGASSEELFNVSMEQSTQSKISQRARKLYIDNPELRKIAEDISCEIILTKLNVYWDNIVGLEECKSAIKEAIVYPLKYPIFFNGPFSPWKGILLYGPPGTGKTMLAKAVATECQCTFFNITASSLVSKWRGDSEKYIRVLFELAYNYSPTIIFIDEIDWIGTNKGVNCTLSEPAKRFRSELLSRLDGLVSNENSNVVLLAATNCPWDIDAALHRRLEKKIYVSLPNEVTRLDMFKLYLSNQLLENMDIVNHIIKSTEKYSCADIKLLCKQAWLLEISPMWEKLEKKETSVTTLKYELKNYEIIAKLLKTMSPTVTDVDRYKARNKYVCHKNIF, encoded by the exons atgaaattccaaaaatatcctatattgtgcaagaaaataactgaaaaggaaataaagacgagggaaatgacaaatgcgaacaaagt caaagaaacgagaagtgagtctgtgaaagggaggaatgtacaacagaagatgacgggtgacgctacggatgatattaatctcgcaatgacagtgacaccaattttcgccaatgaaagcgatggagcttcatcagaagagctatttaacgtctcaatggaacaatccacgcaatcaaagatatcgcaACGGGCtcggaagctttatatagacaatccggaattgcggaagattgctgaagacatttcatgc gaaatcatactgacaaaattaaatgtatattgggacaacattgtaggcctagaggaatgtaaatctgctattaaggaggccattgtgtatccccttaagtaccctatcttttttaatggcccattttctccctggaaaggtattctgctatacggaccacctggtacag ggaagacgatgttggcgaaggcagtcgcaacagaatgccaatgcaccttttttaacataacggccagctcattggtgagcaaatggagaggcgattccgagaagtatatccgt gttttatttgaacttgcctataattattcgcctacaattatttttatcgacgagattgactggataggcacaaataaaggagtaaactgtacattgtctgaacctgcaaagagattcagatcagaacttctttctagattggatggattagtatctaacgaaaattctaatgtagttcttttggctgcaactaattgcccttg ggacattgatgcagctttacacagacgcctcgaaaagaaaatatacgtatcattaccaaatgaagttactcgactcgatatgttcaaattataccttagcaaccagttattagagaatatggatattgtaaaccacataataaaatctactgaaaaatattcttgcgcggatataaaattgctttgtaagcaagcatggctgctagaaataagtccaatgtgggaaaaacttgaaaaaaaagaaacatctgttacgactttgaaatatgaattaaagaattatgaaataatagcaaaattgttaaaaacaatgtcacctacagtcacggatgtggatagatataaagcgcggaataaatatgtatgccataagaacatattttaa
- the LOC126929024 gene encoding katanin p60 ATPase-containing subunit A-like 2 isoform X2 — translation MTGDATDDINLAMTVTPIFANESDGASSEELFNVSMEQSTQSKISQRARKLYIDNPELRKIAEDISCEIILTKLNVYWDNIVGLEECKSAIKEAIVYPLKYPIFFNGPFSPWKGILLYGPPGTGKTMLAKAVATECQCTFFNITASSLVSKWRGDSEKYIRVLFELAYNYSPTIIFIDEIDWIGTNKGVNCTLSEPAKRFRSELLSRLDGLVSNENSNVVLLAATNCPWDIDAALHRRLEKKIYVSLPNEVTRLDMFKLYLSNQLLENMDIVNHIIKSTEKYSCADIKLLCKQAWLLEISPMWEKLEKKETSVTTLKYELKNYEIIAKLLKTMSPTVTDVDRYKARNKYVCHKNIF, via the exons atgacgggtgacgctacggatgatattaatctcgcaatgacagtgacaccaattttcgccaatgaaagcgatggagcttcatcagaagagctatttaacgtctcaatggaacaatccacgcaatcaaagatatcgcaACGGGCtcggaagctttatatagacaatccggaattgcggaagattgctgaagacatttcatgc gaaatcatactgacaaaattaaatgtatattgggacaacattgtaggcctagaggaatgtaaatctgctattaaggaggccattgtgtatccccttaagtaccctatcttttttaatggcccattttctccctggaaaggtattctgctatacggaccacctggtacag ggaagacgatgttggcgaaggcagtcgcaacagaatgccaatgcaccttttttaacataacggccagctcattggtgagcaaatggagaggcgattccgagaagtatatccgt gttttatttgaacttgcctataattattcgcctacaattatttttatcgacgagattgactggataggcacaaataaaggagtaaactgtacattgtctgaacctgcaaagagattcagatcagaacttctttctagattggatggattagtatctaacgaaaattctaatgtagttcttttggctgcaactaattgcccttg ggacattgatgcagctttacacagacgcctcgaaaagaaaatatacgtatcattaccaaatgaagttactcgactcgatatgttcaaattataccttagcaaccagttattagagaatatggatattgtaaaccacataataaaatctactgaaaaatattcttgcgcggatataaaattgctttgtaagcaagcatggctgctagaaataagtccaatgtgggaaaaacttgaaaaaaaagaaacatctgttacgactttgaaatatgaattaaagaattatgaaataatagcaaaattgttaaaaacaatgtcacctacagtcacggatgtggatagatataaagcgcggaataaatatgtatgccataagaacatattttaa